The sequence below is a genomic window from bacterium.
TCATGTTCGCGGGCAGAACGAGGCCGTAGAAGTCTGCGACGTCGGCTGGGGTCTCGAGAGTGAGCCGATCGACCAAGAGGTGAACTGCGATTCCCAGCTTGGCGAGACTGACGCAAGTGTTTAGCACCTGAATCGATCTTGCTTTTCTCTCGGGAAGCGCCGCCTCATGGACATAGATGATCGGCATGGTCGGTCAATGGCCCAAGAGTCGCTTGTGGCCCGGTAAGGCCGAACGCGAATTGCTACCGTATCCGGTGCTGACGTATCGTGCCCTAAGCGCGAGCCCCATTGCTACGGCAAAGAGCGTCGAGGCGGGCGGCATCGGCTTCTTTGAGAGACTCCCGCACCGATGGGGTAACCCACGAAATGGGTCCAACACCGTAACCCCATACCTGAATAGCGGGGACAGGGCCTCGACTATACATGGAATCGCCGCCCCTCCGCCGCAAACAAGCATCCTGTCGAAGAACCACGTCTGTGAGTTGAGCCTGGCTCGCCAGATAAGGTCCTTGATGCGCGTAACAAACGCACTTATATCGCTCTGAACGTTCTTTATCGCATACTCGGGTGCCAGGCCGGCCGCCTCATGGCCCGAGATCAGGGCCACTGCCGGCCAAAGTGCAACTCCTAGCCTTCGCTGGAGGGCGGAGATGATAAACCGGCTGCCGATGTCCATCTCTTCGTAGAAGAAGAACTCACCCTTCTTGAGCAAGACTATCTTCGTCAACGCCTCGCCGATGTCCAGAATCCCTATGAGCTCGTCCTCGGAGCGTAGGGAAGCCCGCTGATAAGTCGCAGCCAGCGCAAGGCCAGCCGCCTCGAACTCGACAGGCGCCTTGTGCGACGACATCAGAACCTCGTCATAGAAATCACAGATAGCCTGCCTTATCCCAACGAAAGCTACCTCGCTGCCCTCTGCACTCGGATTGAGGACCGGGTTAGTCGTGCTGAAGCCCTTGATGTAGCCGTCCGCGTTTTCAGGCAAATACTGTCTCGCCTCAGCATCAGCCGCCGACGCGACATCGCCCTTCGGGATGCCTCTTAAATCGATGCGCTTGAGTACAACGTTGTGCCCGCCATAGACGCCGAGCGCTGACTGGGCCGCTCGCTTCATCCGACGCGGGAGTATATGTTTCAAAGTCCTGACCAGCAATGTGCGACCAGGAACCTTGTCCTTTGATATCTCAATGCAGTAGCCGTCCGCCATCGTCCGCCGCTCACGAGCATCGTAGTGAAGCTCAACGAGTTTCACCAAATGGTGCCCTATGTCTATGCCGAACGTACTCCCGCCCATCTCACCATTACTTATCGTCAATTCCCGATTACAAACAAGCCAAGACCACGATACCTGATACAGGTCGCCGGGAAAAGCACTCCCGAGAAGCCGAGTGGTTGCTGTGCCGCAATTAGGTGCTCAGCATCCGCCAAACCTAGGACCTTGCATCTAATCCCGCTCGTTTTTATTCCCAACGTCGCATCTATGATCTTTCCAGCATATACACTATACTTCCTTGAGGTAGGCAACGCCGGCGTTCATCACCTTGTCATCTTCTCAAGCAATCTGGTATTTTGCAACTAATGAACACTCCCCGAAAAACCGCAAAGAACTTCACCGCAGTCTTTCTTAGCGAGATACTCGGGAAACTAATCACCTTCTATGCGGTAGTATTTTACCTCGCCAAATACCTCAGCAAAGACCAATTCGGAGCCTACAACCAGGTCTTTGTGTTCATCTCCTTCTGCTTTCTGCTCGCCACCTTCGGGATGGACAGAATTGTCGTCCGAGAGATCGCCAAAGCTCCCAAGCATATCGGTCGAATAACCGGCTCTGCTCTACTCATCAAGGGCATCCTGGCGCTTGCATCGTTTGGGCTGGCCAACCTGGTTCTCTCCCTCGCGGCAGGTTTTCTCAACTACTCACCCAGCCTGATGATGCTGATACGGATAGCCTCGCTCGGCATACTCTTGTCGGTATTCTCCGTCTTCGGCGCCGTGCTTCACTACCGGCTCAGGCTCGGCCAGCGCAGCGCGGCGACCGTGGCTGCAAGGCTTCTCGCAGCCGGGGCAATGATCGCTCTGGTCGCTCTTCATGCACCGCTTTACTGGTTCGTCATGGCTGGCCTTCTGCTGGGCGTGCCCGGCGCACTACTGGGCGTCCCGGAGGCGCTTTTGCTTTATATCTTCTATCGAAGGACTGGCCAAGAGTCACTCGCCGTCAACATCGGAACTTGCGCGAGGCTCGTCAAACAGGCCGCCCCAATTGCTCTTTGCGACATCTTTATCATCACCTACGCCAGAGTCGATCAGATCATGCTCCAGAGTATGCTCGGGAAGGAATCCCTCGTCGGGATATACAACTTCGCCACGCGGTTCGCAGAAGTGCTGCGCATTATCCCTCTCGCCTTCATGGCATCCATATTCCCGTCGCTGTGCAGAGCCTACGAGGATAGGCGCGCCTCATTCGAGGAGGCATACCGCTGCTCGTTCAAATACATGAACCTCATCTGCATCCCGGTTGCGTTTGCCAGCATAGCTCTCTCCAGGCCGCTCATCCTCGCCATAAACAGCAAATACAGCGAAGGCGCCCCGATACTGACACTCCTGCTTTTCGCCGAGGTGTTTGTCTTCCTCGGCATCGTCAACAACAGGCTCTTGGTCTCATCAGGTCGTCAAACCCTTGACATCCTGTTCACCGGCGCCTCCGCCGCACTCAACGTCGCCCTGAACCTTCTTTTGATAGGCCGGCTCGGCATGGTCGGCGCCGCGCTCGCTTCACTTATAGCGTACGCCACCGGGCCCATACTTGGCCTACTCATCCCATTCACAAGACCTTTCTCAATGGCAATGTTCAAGACATCGCTCAAACCGATCGGCGCAGCGTGCATCATGCTGCTCGCGGTCTGGCTTTCGGCCGACCGGATAGGACTCTTGGCCTCGGCAGCGCTTGGCGCTGCTGTCTATCTCGCCGCGATCGCCCTCCTCCGGGGACTCGACAGGGAGGATGCGAGCCTCGTCAGGAGAATCTTTCACAAGGCGTGACCGGGTCCAGCGGGGATACTCTAGGGTATTGTCCGCAGATTGCGCAGATTCAGGGGATTAGTCCGAATAATTTATATGAAGCACAATCCCCTCCGACCCTCCACCAACTCAGCCGGAATCCAACGAACCCCCCAAAAGCGTGTCCCAAAACCGAATCAACAACCCAATATCCACCGTCTATGAATAATCCGGGTTAAGAAACCGGAACACATTCCTATAAAGTTTTCGCCTTTACAATAATCTCTTGTTTGTGCATTATGGAGGCAGCAGCTCAGAGAATAGTCTCGGGCCATTTCTTCAACCCATTTTGTGAATGGAGGAACCAGCCATGTCAAGGCTCAGAATGATGCTACTGGTCGGTATCGCTGCTCTTCTGTTTTGCGGGATGGCTTCTGCTGGCGAGTTTTACGTTGATGCGGAGGCCGGAAGTGATTCCAACAGCGGGACCTCGCCAGAGAACGCTTGGCTGACGATCACCCATGCCTTGTCATCTGTGGAAGGCCGCCCGGACGGTCCCGTGACTATCCACATCACTGCCGGAACCTACAGCGCCTCGACCAACGGCGAGCGCTTCCCGCTTGAGATGAAGTCTTATGTGTCGCTCGTTGGGGCACGCGCGGATCGAGCAGTACTGGACGCGGAGGATGATGCCTACCATGTCAGTTACTGCAATGACCTAACCAATCTCACAATCGAAGGTCTCACGATTACGGGAGGCGTCGCCAATGGGGATTATGTTAGCGGAGAATCCTCTGACCGGAAGGGCGGCGGTGTCTATTGTGAGCACTGCTCAGATGTGTTGATTAAGAATTGTGTGATCACCGGGAATTATGCCGAGCACGGCGCCGGGATTTATCTGTTCGAAGCATC
It includes:
- the pilM gene encoding pilus assembly protein PilM, which codes for MTISNGEMGGSTFGIDIGHHLVKLVELHYDARERRTMADGYCIEISKDKVPGRTLLVRTLKHILPRRMKRAAQSALGVYGGHNVVLKRIDLRGIPKGDVASAADAEARQYLPENADGYIKGFSTTNPVLNPSAEGSEVAFVGIRQAICDFYDEVLMSSHKAPVEFEAAGLALAATYQRASLRSEDELIGILDIGEALTKIVLLKKGEFFFYEEMDIGSRFIISALQRRLGVALWPAVALISGHEAAGLAPEYAIKNVQSDISAFVTRIKDLIWRARLNSQTWFFDRMLVCGGGAAIPCIVEALSPLFRYGVTVLDPFRGLPHRCGSLSKKPMPPASTLFAVAMGLALRARYVSTGYGSNSRSALPGHKRLLGH
- a CDS encoding flippase; translated protein: MNTPRKTAKNFTAVFLSEILGKLITFYAVVFYLAKYLSKDQFGAYNQVFVFISFCFLLATFGMDRIVVREIAKAPKHIGRITGSALLIKGILALASFGLANLVLSLAAGFLNYSPSLMMLIRIASLGILLSVFSVFGAVLHYRLRLGQRSAATVAARLLAAGAMIALVALHAPLYWFVMAGLLLGVPGALLGVPEALLLYIFYRRTGQESLAVNIGTCARLVKQAAPIALCDIFIITYARVDQIMLQSMLGKESLVGIYNFATRFAEVLRIIPLAFMASIFPSLCRAYEDRRASFEEAYRCSFKYMNLICIPVAFASIALSRPLILAINSKYSEGAPILTLLLFAEVFVFLGIVNNRLLVSSGRQTLDILFTGASAALNVALNLLLIGRLGMVGAALASLIAYATGPILGLLIPFTRPFSMAMFKTSLKPIGAACIMLLAVWLSADRIGLLASAALGAAVYLAAIALLRGLDREDASLVRRIFHKA